One window of Nocardia sp. NBC_00508 genomic DNA carries:
- a CDS encoding DUF2537 domain-containing protein, with product MVALLSAVAVYSFGAALAEVHPLLAVAVNLVAAGGAAPTVWRWRFAPVTRWVVGGGAAGVLLGWATLLLGAVAA from the coding sequence ATGGTGGCGCTGCTGTCGGCGGTCGCGGTGTACTCCTTCGGCGCCGCGCTGGCCGAGGTGCACCCGCTGCTCGCGGTCGCGGTGAATCTGGTCGCGGCCGGTGGCGCCGCGCCTACCGTGTGGCGGTGGCGCTTCGCCCCCGTGACCCGGTGGGTGGTCGGTGGCGGTGCGGCGGGTGTGCTGCTCGGGTGGGCAACACTGCTGCTCGGCGCAGTTGCTGCCTGA
- a CDS encoding DUF6928 family protein, producing the protein MLSKASSLWYADAPNPLAVLRANHDPDPEAALALAKQLHDDCDVRPIMVGTLAGCAGPEAGQVYIGCYPGVTVLCSAQAARIRPTEIPELLVRPLASEHTYLVSFDAGHGWGAFAHWERGELRRSFSSTRVNILEDEGLPLVWERPYWAGEHPVQWRAGELPDPQTLPFDPPDFADTANNEWLGFHYRAPAADGALVPGDVPICGFTLYPKGHAPEPVGQAPADGEAHDQRRRGFFGWLRGHDRVL; encoded by the coding sequence ATGCTTTCGAAGGCTTCGTCACTCTGGTATGCCGATGCACCCAACCCCTTGGCAGTACTGCGAGCGAACCACGACCCGGACCCGGAAGCCGCACTGGCACTTGCGAAGCAACTGCACGACGACTGCGATGTTCGGCCGATCATGGTCGGGACGCTGGCCGGTTGTGCGGGCCCGGAAGCCGGTCAGGTGTACATCGGTTGCTATCCCGGTGTGACGGTGCTGTGCTCGGCGCAAGCCGCTCGCATCCGTCCGACCGAGATCCCGGAGTTGCTGGTGCGTCCGCTGGCTTCCGAACACACTTACCTGGTGTCCTTCGACGCGGGGCACGGCTGGGGTGCGTTCGCGCACTGGGAGCGCGGGGAACTGCGCAGGTCGTTCAGCTCGACGAGGGTGAACATCCTGGAGGACGAGGGACTTCCGCTGGTGTGGGAGCGGCCGTACTGGGCAGGCGAGCATCCGGTCCAGTGGCGCGCCGGTGAATTACCCGACCCGCAGACGCTGCCGTTCGATCCGCCCGACTTCGCCGACACCGCGAACAACGAATGGCTCGGCTTCCACTACCGTGCACCCGCCGCGGACGGCGCGCTCGTGCCGGGTGATGTCCCCATCTGCGGATTCACGCTCTACCCCAAAGGCCACGCACCCGAGCCCGTCGGACAGGCCCCGGCCGACGGGGAGGCACATGACCAGCGCAGGCGGGGCTTTTTCGGCTGGCTGCGCGGCCACGACCGGGTTCTCTAG